Proteins found in one Chlamydia pneumoniae TW-183 genomic segment:
- the recR gene encoding recombination mediator RecR, whose product MTRYPDYLSKLIFFLRKLPGIGFKTAEKLAFELISWDSEQLKILGNAFHNVASERSHCPLCFTLKESKEADCHFCREERDNQSLCIVASPKDVFFLERSKVFKGRYHVLGSLLSPITGKHIENERLSILKSRIETLCPKEIILAIDATLEGDATALFLKQELQHFSVNISRLALGLPIGLSFDYVDSGTLARAFSGRHSY is encoded by the coding sequence ATGACAAGATATCCAGATTACTTATCTAAATTAATTTTCTTTTTACGAAAACTTCCAGGAATTGGATTTAAAACAGCAGAAAAACTTGCTTTTGAACTCATCTCTTGGGACAGCGAACAATTAAAAATATTAGGTAACGCTTTTCATAATGTTGCTAGTGAGCGTAGTCACTGTCCCCTATGTTTTACTCTCAAAGAATCTAAAGAGGCAGACTGTCACTTTTGTAGAGAAGAAAGAGATAACCAAAGTCTATGTATTGTCGCTTCTCCAAAAGATGTTTTCTTTCTAGAACGTTCTAAAGTATTCAAGGGACGTTATCATGTTCTTGGTTCACTCTTATCGCCCATTACAGGGAAACATATAGAAAACGAGCGTCTCTCCATTTTAAAATCACGCATAGAAACGCTATGCCCAAAAGAAATTATCCTAGCCATTGATGCAACCTTAGAAGGAGATGCTACTGCCCTTTTTCTAAAACAAGAATTACAACATTTCTCTGTAAATATTTCCCGTCTAGCTTTAGGTCTTCCTATAGGCTTATCTTTTGATTATGTAGATTCAGGGACACTGGCAAGAGCTTTTTCTGGACGACACTCCTATTAG
- a CDS encoding MFS transporter codes for MQRVLRLLFNLHHGEEKRAFLFFLLGLVWGIGCYGTLSLAEGLFIEKLGSAELPKIYLGSSLILCVLSSLILYNLFKKHISATALFLIPVSLSILCNFYLILSSIFAIDPPRSPLFFYRIVIWSLTILSYTSFWGFVDQFFNLQDGKRHFCIFNAIIFLGDAIGSGIIASLVHTIGIQGILILFTAALVLTFPIVFYVSKSLKSLSDDHDLFIDTGHPPPLSKALKLCFYDKYTFYLLCFYFLMQLLAIATEFNYLKIFEIQFASKEEFELVAHIGKCSLWISLGNMCFALFAYSRIVKRLGVNNIILFAPLCFLSLFLFWTFKTTLSIAVLAMVVREGVTYALDDNNLQLLIYGVPNKIRNQIRIVVESFIEPIGMLVWSLVCFLSSQQYVFCLIISLIATILVCLVRSYYAKAILKNLSAQALQLTRSMQDWIKSMTVKQKRQVELFLLAHLKHPSERHQTFAFQHLLNLASRSVLPSLLAHMNKLSLPNKLKTIEMVKSSLWAKDFLTLELLKRWTSIFPHPAIASAIHLYFAEHDLLHITHIAEDLYDTVGDRLLAAILTVRRQEAYGPYRDLADKRLKELLNSDQPEDIVMGLTILKLEKNPQNFPILLDFLNTKNEDILIVTCKALHTSVRANHKPYCPELLKRLRQCSHNDEASQYLLKTISIALDISFVKDLLMTTSQLKNTSRKYAEAMIGELDKEVAPAFLQVLTDEGTHNRCRILAAKALCKIDNWLLKKHAYKIVKSKASKALFYSYHGHYIQKKYPTYNLSLLANTLNSNYYAEVNFMLSLLGILGSMEHSGVLIRALTSKNQKIKAQALESLEKNCDSHLFSLLEPFVNQPGMCYSEKYYFKCGVIPLTLKELLNMMENSPSSLNKLTAQQLKEELSYCDPDFQSVNTIYNQEHEDFRTEESETLISFLSI; via the coding sequence ATGCAGAGAGTTTTGCGACTGCTGTTTAACCTACATCATGGGGAAGAAAAAAGGGCTTTCCTTTTTTTTCTCTTGGGATTGGTCTGGGGGATAGGTTGTTACGGCACTCTCTCTCTAGCTGAAGGCTTATTCATTGAAAAATTAGGATCGGCAGAATTACCAAAAATTTATTTAGGTTCTTCTCTGATCCTTTGCGTTCTTTCATCCCTAATTCTTTACAATCTTTTTAAAAAACACATCTCAGCAACAGCTCTTTTCTTAATTCCTGTTTCTTTATCTATCCTTTGTAATTTTTATCTTATTCTCTCTTCTATCTTTGCTATCGATCCCCCCCGGTCTCCTCTGTTTTTCTATCGGATTGTAATTTGGAGTTTAACGATTCTCTCTTACACGAGTTTTTGGGGATTTGTAGATCAATTTTTTAATTTACAAGATGGAAAACGACACTTCTGTATTTTTAATGCTATCATCTTCTTAGGAGATGCTATCGGCAGCGGAATCATAGCTAGCCTGGTACACACAATAGGAATCCAGGGCATCCTGATTTTATTTACAGCAGCCCTGGTCCTGACATTCCCTATCGTATTCTATGTTTCAAAATCTCTAAAGTCGCTTTCCGATGACCATGACCTTTTCATAGATACAGGCCACCCACCACCCTTATCAAAAGCATTGAAACTCTGTTTTTATGATAAATATACTTTTTATCTGCTTTGCTTTTATTTTCTCATGCAATTGCTAGCGATTGCTACAGAGTTTAACTATTTAAAAATCTTTGAAATTCAATTTGCCTCTAAGGAAGAATTCGAACTCGTCGCACACATAGGAAAGTGTTCCCTGTGGATTTCTTTAGGAAATATGTGCTTTGCTCTTTTCGCCTACAGTAGAATAGTAAAGCGTCTTGGAGTCAATAATATCATTTTATTTGCTCCGCTATGTTTCTTAAGCCTCTTTCTATTTTGGACCTTTAAAACAACCCTAAGCATTGCTGTCCTTGCTATGGTAGTACGTGAAGGCGTTACCTACGCTCTTGATGACAACAACCTCCAACTACTCATCTATGGAGTCCCCAACAAAATCCGAAACCAAATTCGCATCGTAGTGGAATCCTTTATAGAACCTATCGGGATGTTGGTCTGGTCCTTAGTCTGTTTCTTGTCTTCTCAACAATATGTGTTCTGCCTAATCATCTCACTAATCGCCACTATTCTGGTTTGCCTCGTACGCTCTTATTATGCGAAGGCGATTCTCAAAAATCTATCTGCACAAGCCCTACAACTTACCCGCTCTATGCAAGATTGGATCAAATCTATGACAGTTAAACAAAAGAGACAAGTCGAACTCTTCTTACTTGCTCATCTTAAACACCCCAGTGAGCGTCATCAAACCTTTGCTTTTCAACATCTCTTAAATCTAGCAAGCCGCAGTGTCCTTCCAAGCCTCCTTGCCCATATGAACAAGCTCAGCCTCCCTAATAAACTCAAGACTATAGAAATGGTAAAATCTAGCTTATGGGCCAAAGATTTTCTAACCTTAGAGCTCCTGAAACGTTGGACAAGTATTTTCCCCCATCCTGCCATCGCATCAGCAATACATCTTTATTTTGCAGAACACGATCTCCTACATATCACTCATATTGCTGAAGACCTCTATGATACTGTTGGTGATAGACTTCTTGCCGCAATTCTTACAGTAAGAAGACAGGAAGCTTATGGGCCCTATCGAGACCTTGCAGACAAGCGCCTGAAAGAACTACTCAACTCGGATCAACCTGAAGATATAGTCATGGGGTTGACCATACTGAAATTAGAAAAGAATCCACAGAACTTCCCAATTCTTTTAGACTTCTTGAACACCAAAAACGAAGATATCTTAATTGTCACCTGCAAAGCCCTACACACTTCTGTTAGAGCTAATCATAAACCTTATTGCCCCGAACTTCTGAAAAGACTACGACAATGCTCGCATAATGATGAAGCAAGTCAATATCTATTAAAAACAATTAGCATTGCTTTAGATATCTCATTCGTAAAAGACTTACTGATGACAACATCACAACTAAAAAACACCTCTAGAAAATATGCTGAGGCTATGATTGGAGAGTTGGATAAAGAAGTCGCCCCAGCATTTCTCCAAGTCCTCACCGATGAGGGAACACACAATCGTTGTCGTATCCTTGCCGCCAAAGCCCTCTGTAAAATCGATAATTGGCTGCTGAAAAAACACGCGTATAAAATTGTGAAGTCTAAAGCAAGTAAGGCTCTGTTCTATTCCTATCACGGCCATTACATTCAAAAGAAATACCCCACATACAACCTCAGCTTGCTGGCAAACACATTAAATTCTAATTATTATGCAGAAGTAAACTTCATGCTCTCTCTCCTAGGGATTCTTGGTTCCATGGAGCACTCTGGTGTACTGATTCGAGCATTAACTAGTAAAAACCAAAAAATCAAAGCACAAGCACTAGAATCTTTAGAAAAAAACTGCGATAGCCACTTATTCTCTTTACTAGAACCCTTTGTTAATCAACCAGGCATGTGCTATAGCGAAAAATACTACTTCAAATGTGGTGTGATTCCTCTAACTCTTAAAGAACTTTTAAATATGATGGAAAACTCCCCATCATCTTTAAACAAACTAACAGCACAGCAACTCAAAGAAGAACTTTCCTATTGCGATCCAGACTTCCAATCTGTAAATACAATCTATAACCAAGAACATGAAGACTTCAGGACAGAGGAATCAGAAACCCTAATATCTTTCTTATCTATCTAA
- the acpP gene encoding acyl carrier protein translates to MSLEDDVIAIIVEQLGVDPKEVNENSSFIEDLNADSLDLTELIMTLEEKFAFEISEEDAEKLRTVGDVFTYIKKRQAEQ, encoded by the coding sequence ATGAGTTTAGAAGATGATGTAATAGCAATTATTGTTGAGCAGTTAGGAGTGGATCCAAAAGAAGTTAATGAGAACTCTTCTTTTATTGAAGACTTGAATGCTGATAGTTTAGATTTAACAGAATTGATTATGACTTTAGAAGAAAAATTTGCTTTTGAAATTTCAGAAGAAGATGCTGAGAAGCTTCGTACTGTCGGGGATGTATTTACTTATATTAAGAAACGTCAAGCTGAACAATAA
- a CDS encoding sodium-dependent transporter: MNKKHASFSSRLGFIFSMIGIAVGAGNIWRFPRVAAQNGGGAFLILWLCFLFLWSIPLIIIELSIGKLTKKAPIGALIKTAGKKFAWAGGFITLVTTCILAYYSTIVGWGLSYFYYAVSGKIHLGNDFAKLWTSHYQSSIPLWAHLTSLGLAYLVIRKGIVHGIEKCNKILIPAFFLCTIALLLRAVTLPGAVQGIKQLFSCDKSCFSNYKVWIEALTQNAWDTGAGWGLLLVYAGFASKKTGVVSNGALTAICNNLVSLIMGIIIFSTCASLDILGTTQLQDGAGASSIGITFIYLPELFTRLPGGIYLTTLFSSIFFLAFSMAALSSMISMLFLLSQTLAEFGIKPYISETLATIIAFVLGIPSALSLTFFSNQDTVWGVALIVNGLIFIYAALVYGFPKLKKEVINAAPGDLRLNKAFDYIIKYLLPIEGILLLGWYFYEGLFPENGQWWNPISLYSLGSLVLQWSLGLIILWKFNKQLYLRFSRYNHEIL, encoded by the coding sequence ATGAATAAAAAACACGCCAGTTTTTCATCTCGACTAGGATTTATATTCTCTATGATAGGGATTGCCGTTGGGGCAGGAAACATCTGGCGCTTCCCGAGAGTTGCTGCTCAGAACGGAGGTGGTGCATTCCTAATTCTCTGGCTATGTTTTTTATTTTTATGGTCCATACCCTTAATTATTATAGAACTCTCTATTGGGAAACTAACCAAGAAAGCTCCTATAGGGGCTTTAATTAAAACTGCAGGGAAAAAATTTGCTTGGGCTGGGGGCTTCATTACCCTTGTTACCACTTGTATACTCGCCTACTACTCTACAATTGTAGGTTGGGGATTAAGCTACTTTTATTATGCAGTTTCAGGAAAAATTCACCTGGGAAATGACTTTGCAAAATTATGGACATCCCACTATCAGAGTTCTATCCCTCTCTGGGCACACCTCACCTCATTAGGATTAGCCTATCTTGTCATTCGTAAAGGCATTGTCCATGGGATTGAAAAATGTAATAAAATCCTGATCCCCGCATTCTTTCTATGTACCATCGCTCTACTTTTACGAGCAGTGACTCTTCCAGGAGCCGTTCAAGGAATCAAACAACTCTTTAGTTGTGATAAAAGTTGCTTTTCAAACTACAAAGTATGGATAGAAGCTCTTACGCAAAATGCTTGGGATACGGGAGCCGGATGGGGCCTACTGCTTGTGTATGCGGGCTTTGCCTCAAAAAAAACGGGAGTAGTGAGCAATGGAGCTCTAACAGCTATATGTAATAACCTTGTTTCCTTAATCATGGGGATCATTATCTTTTCCACATGTGCTTCTTTAGACATTTTAGGAACCACGCAGCTACAAGATGGAGCAGGAGCTTCAAGCATAGGGATTACCTTTATCTACCTACCAGAGTTATTTACCCGTTTGCCTGGAGGAATTTATCTAACCACCCTGTTTAGCTCTATTTTCTTCCTAGCATTTTCTATGGCAGCGCTTTCTTCCATGATTTCCATGCTTTTCCTTCTCTCACAGACTCTTGCAGAATTTGGAATCAAGCCCTACATTTCTGAAACCCTGGCAACAATCATTGCCTTTGTCCTAGGGATCCCTTCTGCACTTAGTCTCACATTTTTCTCTAACCAAGATACCGTTTGGGGAGTTGCACTTATTGTAAATGGCTTGATCTTTATTTACGCAGCTTTAGTCTATGGCTTCCCTAAACTAAAGAAAGAAGTCATTAACGCTGCTCCTGGAGATCTCCGACTCAACAAAGCCTTTGATTATATAATCAAATATTTACTCCCAATTGAGGGAATTCTTCTTTTAGGATGGTATTTCTATGAAGGACTCTTCCCTGAAAATGGTCAGTGGTGGAATCCTATTTCTCTCTATAGTCTGGGCAGTTTAGTCCTGCAGTGGTCTTTAGGACTCATAATCTTATGGAAGTTCAATAAACAACTTTATTTAAGATTTTCCCGTTACAATCACGAAATTCTATAA
- the incB gene encoding inclusion membrane protein IncB, whose product MSAPIPTPQELSDQITCLNVQYQQVSELARENKGDIEGLKTLTAALTADAGIQPSADEIYSLQTAAALILSASEKPGSGPSGSTEGSVTVQSPCKFKKVLAVVLTIIALIAIAVLIACIIAACGGFPLLLSALNLYTIGACVSLPIIASTSVALICLCTFVANSLIKPVITVRTTR is encoded by the coding sequence ATGTCAGCACCTATACCAACCCCACAAGAATTGTCAGACCAAATCACCTGCTTAAATGTCCAATACCAACAGGTATCCGAACTAGCAAGAGAAAACAAAGGAGATATTGAAGGCTTAAAAACACTGACTGCGGCTCTAACCGCTGATGCTGGCATACAGCCTTCAGCTGATGAAATCTACTCATTGCAAACAGCCGCAGCCCTAATCTTATCTGCTTCCGAAAAACCTGGAAGCGGTCCCTCTGGAAGTACTGAAGGATCTGTTACTGTTCAATCTCCATGCAAATTCAAAAAAGTACTAGCAGTCGTATTAACGATAATTGCTTTAATTGCAATTGCTGTACTTATAGCTTGTATTATTGCTGCTTGCGGAGGTTTCCCTCTACTTCTATCAGCTCTTAACCTATATACCATAGGTGCTTGCGTATCACTACCAATTATAGCTTCAACCTCGGTTGCGCTTATTTGCTTGTGCACATTTGTAGCAAACTCTCTAATTAAACCCGTAATTACTGTCCGTACAACAAGATAA
- the fabD gene encoding ACP S-malonyltransferase translates to MKKRYAFLFPGQGSQYVGMGQDLYMEYPEVRELFDFANERLGFSLTSIMFEGPEDLLMETVHSQLAIYLHSMAVVKVLSQRSSIQPSLVSGLSLGEYTALVASDRISVLDGLELVRKRGQLMNEACNQSPGAMAALLGLPSEVIEENITSLGQGIWIANYNAPKQLVVAGIAEKVDQAIELFRDLGCKKAVRLKVSGAFHTPLMQVAQDGLAPDIYALCMKDSSLPLVSHVVGKSLVNTEEMRECLARQMTSPTLWYQSCYHIESEVDEFLELGPGKVLAGLNRSIGISKPITSLGTFAQIEKFLSEV, encoded by the coding sequence ATGAAAAAACGTTATGCTTTTTTGTTCCCAGGACAAGGGAGCCAATATGTAGGTATGGGACAAGACCTATATATGGAGTATCCTGAGGTTAGAGAGCTTTTTGATTTTGCTAATGAAAGGTTAGGATTTTCTCTGACTTCAATTATGTTTGAAGGTCCTGAGGATCTTTTGATGGAAACAGTACATAGTCAGCTAGCTATTTATCTTCATAGCATGGCTGTGGTAAAGGTTCTATCTCAGCGTTCTTCTATTCAGCCTTCTTTAGTCTCTGGATTAAGTTTAGGGGAGTATACTGCTTTAGTTGCTTCCGATAGAATCTCCGTGCTCGACGGCCTTGAGCTTGTTAGAAAGCGTGGTCAGTTAATGAATGAAGCTTGTAATCAGAGCCCAGGGGCTATGGCGGCTTTATTAGGGCTTCCCTCTGAAGTTATAGAGGAAAATATAACAAGTCTTGGTCAAGGAATTTGGATTGCTAATTATAATGCACCCAAACAGCTTGTAGTGGCTGGAATAGCAGAAAAAGTAGACCAAGCGATTGAGTTATTTCGTGATTTAGGATGTAAAAAAGCAGTTCGTTTAAAGGTGTCTGGAGCATTTCATACTCCTTTAATGCAAGTTGCTCAAGATGGCTTAGCTCCAGACATTTATGCTTTATGCATGAAAGATTCTAGCCTTCCCTTAGTGTCACACGTGGTAGGAAAATCTTTAGTAAATACTGAAGAAATGCGAGAGTGTTTAGCTCGGCAAATGACATCACCTACGTTATGGTATCAGAGTTGTTACCATATCGAATCAGAGGTGGATGAGTTTTTAGAATTAGGTCCAGGAAAAGTTTTGGCTGGTTTAAATCGCTCTATAGGGATTTCTAAACCGATTACAAGTCTTGGTACTTTTGCTCAGATTGAAAAATTCCTATCAGAGGTATGA
- a CDS encoding ketoacyl-ACP synthase III, whose protein sequence is MWFSVNKNKKAAIWATGSYLPEKVLSNADLEKMVDTSDEWIVTRTGIKERRIAGPQEYTSLMGAIAAEKAIANAGLSKDQIDCIIFSTAAPDYIFPSSGALAQAHLGIEDVPTFDCQAACTGYLYGLSVAKAYVESGTYNHVLLIAADKLSSFVDYTDRNTCVLFGDGGAACVIGESRPGSLEINRLSLGADGKLGELLSLPAGGSRCPASKETLQSGKHFIAMEGKEVFKHAVRRMETAAKHSIALAGIQEEDIDWFVPHQANERIIDALAKRFEIDESRVFKSVHKYGNTAASSVGIALDELVHTESIKLDDYLLLVAFGGGLSWGAVVLKQV, encoded by the coding sequence ATGTGGTTCTCTGTGAATAAAAACAAAAAAGCAGCAATTTGGGCAACGGGTTCCTATTTGCCTGAGAAAGTTCTTTCAAACGCAGATTTAGAAAAAATGGTAGATACCTCTGATGAGTGGATCGTGACCAGAACGGGGATCAAAGAGCGTCGTATTGCTGGACCTCAGGAGTACACTTCTCTTATGGGAGCCATCGCTGCAGAGAAAGCTATAGCAAATGCGGGTTTAAGCAAGGATCAGATTGACTGTATCATTTTCTCGACAGCAGCACCAGATTATATTTTCCCATCAAGCGGAGCTCTTGCTCAAGCACATTTAGGCATTGAGGATGTCCCTACATTTGATTGCCAGGCGGCTTGTACTGGGTATTTGTATGGTTTGTCTGTAGCTAAGGCTTATGTAGAATCAGGTACATATAACCATGTATTGTTAATTGCTGCTGATAAGTTGTCTTCTTTTGTAGATTATACAGATCGGAATACCTGTGTGTTGTTTGGAGATGGAGGAGCTGCTTGTGTCATAGGGGAGAGTCGGCCAGGATCTTTAGAGATTAATAGGTTGTCTTTAGGCGCAGATGGTAAGCTAGGAGAGTTATTAAGCCTTCCTGCTGGAGGTAGTCGTTGTCCTGCTTCTAAAGAGACTTTACAATCAGGCAAACATTTTATTGCTATGGAGGGAAAAGAAGTTTTTAAGCATGCTGTGAGACGTATGGAAACGGCAGCTAAACATTCGATAGCCCTGGCAGGCATTCAGGAAGAGGATATAGATTGGTTTGTACCTCATCAAGCTAATGAAAGAATAATAGATGCTTTAGCGAAGCGTTTTGAGATTGATGAGTCTAGAGTGTTTAAGAGTGTACATAAGTATGGAAATACTGCGGCCTCGTCTGTGGGCATTGCTTTGGATGAATTAGTTCATACAGAATCCATTAAGCTTGATGATTATTTACTTTTAGTTGCCTTTGGGGGCGGTTTGTCTTGGGGCGCAGTAGTTTTAAAGCAGGTCTAA
- a CDS encoding cyclic nucleotide-binding domain-containing protein — protein MNLIDRAFLLKKTIIFQSLDMDLLLTIADKTETIIFKPGSNVFSIGQPGFSFYIIVEGYITISKEKLESPLNLKPLDCFGEESLFNNKPREYNASANTQVRMLVLSKGQILNIVEECPSVALSFLELYAKQIKFREP, from the coding sequence ATGAATTTGATCGATCGCGCCTTTCTACTAAAAAAAACGATTATATTCCAATCTTTAGACATGGACCTTCTTTTAACAATTGCCGATAAAACTGAAACGATAATATTTAAGCCTGGCAGCAATGTATTCTCTATAGGACAACCTGGATTCAGCTTTTATATCATTGTAGAAGGATACATTACGATCTCTAAAGAAAAACTAGAGTCTCCTCTAAATTTAAAACCTTTAGATTGTTTTGGAGAGGAAAGCTTATTCAATAATAAGCCCAGGGAATACAATGCTTCTGCAAATACACAAGTCCGCATGCTAGTTCTTAGCAAAGGACAAATTCTAAACATTGTGGAAGAGTGCCCATCCGTAGCTTTATCTTTTTTAGAGCTCTATGCTAAACAAATCAAGTTCAGAGAACCTTAA
- the fabG gene encoding 3-oxoacyl-ACP reductase FabG, which yields MDITLVGKKVIVTGGSRGIGLGIVKLFLENGADVEIWGLNEERGQAVIESLTGLGGEVSFARVDVSHNGGVKDCVQKFLDKHNKIDILVNNAGITRDNLLMRMSEDDWQSVISTNLTSLYYTCSSVIRHMIKARSGSIINVASIVAKIGSAGQTNYAAAKAGIIAFTKSLAKEVAARNIRVNCLAPGFIETDMTSVLNDNLKAEWLKSIPLGRAGTPEDVARVALFLASQLSSYMTAQTLVVDGGLTY from the coding sequence ATGGATATAACATTAGTAGGCAAAAAAGTTATAGTAACTGGAGGATCTCGAGGAATTGGACTCGGGATAGTTAAGCTTTTTCTTGAGAACGGAGCAGATGTAGAAATTTGGGGATTGAATGAGGAGCGAGGTCAGGCTGTTATAGAAAGTTTAACAGGCTTGGGTGGCGAAGTTTCTTTTGCTCGTGTGGATGTGAGTCATAATGGTGGAGTGAAAGATTGCGTGCAGAAATTTTTAGATAAGCACAACAAAATAGATATTTTGGTAAATAATGCAGGCATTACCAGGGATAATTTGTTGATGCGTATGTCTGAGGACGACTGGCAATCGGTGATTAGCACCAACTTGACTTCCTTGTATTATACATGTTCCTCAGTGATTCGCCATATGATTAAGGCGCGTTCAGGATCTATTATAAATGTGGCTTCTATTGTTGCTAAGATCGGTAGTGCGGGCCAGACCAACTATGCTGCTGCTAAAGCTGGGATTATTGCTTTCACAAAATCTTTAGCTAAGGAAGTAGCTGCAAGAAATATTCGTGTCAACTGCCTTGCTCCAGGCTTTATTGAAACAGACATGACAAGCGTGTTGAATGACAATTTAAAAGCTGAGTGGCTTAAGTCGATCCCTTTAGGTAGGGCTGGCACTCCAGAAGATGTTGCTCGTGTGGCGTTGTTTTTAGCCTCGCAGTTATCGAGCTATATGACCGCGCAGACACTGGTTGTTGATGGGGGATTGACTTACTAA
- a CDS encoding inclusion membrane protein IncC, whose product MTSPIPFQSSGDASFLAEQPQQLPSTSESQLVTQLLTMMKHTQALSETVLQQQRDRLPTASIILQVGGAPTGGAGAPFQPGPADDHHHPIPPPVVPAQIETEITTIRSELQLMRSTLQQSTKGARTGVLVVTAILMTISLLAIIIIILAVLGFTGVLPQVALLMQGETNLIWAMVSGSIICFIALIGTLGLILTNKNTPLPAS is encoded by the coding sequence ATGACCTCACCGATCCCCTTTCAGTCTAGTGGCGATGCCTCTTTCCTTGCCGAGCAGCCACAGCAACTCCCGTCTACTTCTGAATCTCAGCTAGTAACTCAATTGCTAACCATGATGAAGCATACTCAAGCATTATCCGAAACGGTTCTTCAACAACAACGCGATCGATTACCAACCGCATCTATTATCCTTCAAGTAGGAGGAGCTCCTACAGGAGGAGCGGGTGCGCCTTTTCAACCAGGACCGGCAGATGATCATCATCATCCCATACCGCCGCCTGTTGTACCAGCTCAAATAGAAACAGAAATCACCACTATAAGATCCGAGTTACAGCTCATGCGATCTACTCTACAACAAAGCACAAAAGGAGCTCGTACAGGAGTTCTAGTGGTTACTGCAATCTTAATGACGATCTCCTTATTGGCTATTATTATCATAATACTAGCTGTGCTTGGATTTACGGGCGTCTTGCCTCAAGTAGCTTTATTGATGCAGGGTGAAACAAATCTGATTTGGGCTATGGTGAGCGGTTCTATTATTTGCTTTATTGCGCTAATTGGAACTCTAGGATTAATTTTAACAAATAAGAACACGCCTCTACCGGCTTCTTAA